The following proteins come from a genomic window of Alkalinema sp. FACHB-956:
- a CDS encoding bestrophin family ion channel yields the protein MSNKRWFQVVFQWRGSVLPLVLPRSLLCGLVALIVAWIYQDFKPISLPLRDSLIPSIVLGLLLVFRTNTAYDRFWEGRKCWGTIIISARNLARHIWVGIEEQNEHDRQEKIMALRLLPAFAIATKQHLRQEPVGQALASLLSPEQAKSLGSSDNVPLEITFWIGAYLQAQYQRGWLNIHRLNVMTEHLDNLVGALSGCERILRTPMPLAYAIHLKQLLLIYCLVLPFQMVKDLGWLVVPVVIIVSFTLLGIEEIGLEIENPFGKDANDLPLENFCATIERNVMDLTRFSSPHWAPIVWEDASVESLK from the coding sequence ATGTCCAACAAGCGCTGGTTTCAAGTGGTTTTTCAATGGCGAGGGTCGGTATTGCCCTTGGTGCTGCCCCGATCGCTGCTGTGTGGATTGGTTGCTTTGATTGTTGCCTGGATTTATCAGGACTTTAAGCCGATCTCACTGCCCTTGAGAGACAGCCTGATTCCCAGCATTGTTCTGGGGTTACTCCTCGTTTTTCGGACAAATACTGCCTACGATCGCTTTTGGGAAGGCCGAAAATGCTGGGGAACGATCATTATTAGTGCCCGCAACCTTGCCCGTCATATTTGGGTGGGAATAGAGGAACAGAACGAACACGATCGCCAGGAAAAAATTATGGCATTGCGGTTGCTCCCGGCCTTTGCGATCGCGACCAAGCAGCACCTGCGCCAAGAACCCGTGGGACAAGCCTTGGCCTCTCTGTTGTCTCCGGAACAGGCAAAGAGCCTAGGGAGTAGCGATAATGTTCCCCTGGAAATTACCTTCTGGATCGGGGCTTATCTCCAAGCCCAGTATCAACGCGGCTGGCTGAATATCCACCGTCTCAATGTGATGACGGAACACCTCGATAATTTAGTCGGTGCGCTGAGCGGCTGTGAACGGATCCTGAGAACTCCGATGCCCTTGGCCTATGCGATTCACCTGAAGCAACTTCTGTTGATTTACTGCCTGGTGTTACCGTTCCAGATGGTCAAGGATTTGGGCTGGTTAGTAGTGCCAGTGGTCATTATTGTGAGCTTTACACTGCTGGGGATTGAAGAAATTGGCCTCGAAATTGAAAATCCCTTTGGCAAGGATGCCAATGACCTGCCCCTGGAAAACTTCTGTGCCACGATCGAACGCAATGTGATGGATTTAACCCGCTTTTCGTCTCCCCACTGGGCTCCAATTGTTTGGGAAGACGCCTCGGTCGAGTCGCTGAAATAA
- a CDS encoding phosphoglucomutase/phosphomannomutase family protein produces the protein MGTGINFGTNPPIKFGTDGWRGIIADDFTFSNVCKVTRAIAIYLEKAYSKDRPVLVCYDPRFLADQFAYTSANVLADLGWTVKIVDRDCPTPVIAYNAKHLNSAGALMFTASHNPAPYCGIKYIPDYAGPATTDITDTIVAALDTASDAPPTGKNSGQISTFDPKPDYLTFLYSILDVERIRSAKLKVKYDALYSTSRGYLDEVLQHCGCDVESFHTHRDVLFGGGMPEPKPELLGELIAAVKQDQADLGLATDGDSDRFGVIDEQGNYLTPNTILLLLARHLMKNKGKKGAIVRTVATTHLLDNLANKYGLELIETAVGFKYVGQQMRETTVLIGGEESGGLSVIGHIPEKDGILADMLVAEAIAYEGKALSQLVAEAIADADGPLYNNRLDLHLTNEHKEAVLKAFTANPPSEVAGVAVKEVGRKDGIKLYLSEGSWVLLRPSGTEPLIRVYLETNSAEKLTQMGQFMENLIHQIQP, from the coding sequence ATGGGTACTGGGATAAATTTTGGAACAAATCCCCCAATCAAATTTGGGACGGATGGCTGGCGCGGCATTATTGCTGACGATTTCACCTTCAGCAATGTCTGTAAAGTGACCCGTGCGATCGCAATCTATTTGGAAAAGGCTTACTCGAAGGATCGCCCTGTTCTGGTTTGCTACGATCCCCGGTTTTTGGCCGATCAGTTTGCCTACACTTCGGCAAATGTACTGGCGGATCTAGGCTGGACGGTGAAGATTGTCGATCGCGATTGCCCGACGCCGGTCATTGCCTACAACGCCAAGCACCTCAACTCGGCGGGAGCCTTGATGTTTACCGCCAGCCATAACCCAGCACCCTACTGCGGTATCAAGTACATCCCCGACTACGCAGGCCCCGCAACAACGGACATTACCGACACGATCGTGGCCGCGTTAGATACCGCCTCCGATGCACCCCCCACGGGCAAAAATAGCGGCCAAATTTCCACCTTTGACCCCAAACCGGATTACCTCACCTTCCTCTACTCGATTCTTGACGTAGAGCGGATCCGTAGTGCCAAGCTGAAGGTGAAGTACGATGCCCTCTACTCCACCTCGCGGGGCTATTTGGATGAAGTTCTGCAACACTGCGGCTGTGATGTGGAGTCCTTCCATACCCATCGCGATGTGCTATTCGGGGGCGGCATGCCGGAACCCAAGCCGGAATTGCTGGGCGAACTCATAGCCGCCGTCAAGCAAGACCAAGCGGACTTAGGTTTAGCGACGGATGGTGACAGCGATCGCTTTGGTGTGATTGACGAGCAGGGCAATTACCTAACGCCGAATACGATTTTGCTGCTGCTGGCTCGCCACTTGATGAAAAACAAGGGCAAAAAAGGCGCGATCGTGCGAACCGTCGCCACCACCCACCTCTTGGATAACTTAGCCAACAAGTACGGTTTGGAATTGATCGAAACCGCAGTGGGCTTTAAGTATGTGGGGCAACAAATGCGGGAAACCACCGTGCTGATCGGTGGGGAAGAGTCCGGCGGGCTGAGTGTGATCGGCCACATTCCTGAAAAGGATGGCATTCTGGCGGACATGTTGGTGGCGGAAGCGATCGCCTACGAAGGCAAAGCCCTTAGCCAACTGGTGGCCGAAGCGATCGCCGATGCCGATGGCCCCTTGTACAACAACCGTCTGGATCTACACTTGACCAACGAGCACAAGGAAGCGGTGCTGAAAGCCTTTACGGCCAATCCTCCCAGCGAAGTGGCTGGCGTTGCGGTGAAGGAAGTTGGTCGTAAAGATGGCATCAAGCTTTACCTCTCCGAAGGAAGCTGGGTGCTGTTGCGTCCCTCCGGTACTGAGCCGCTGATTCGGGTGTATCTGGAAACCAACAGTGCCGAGAAGCTGACGCAAATGGGCCAATTTATGGAAAATCTGATCCATCAGATCCAGCCCTAG
- a CDS encoding DUF1049 domain-containing protein, with the protein MRQTITALLSTIVALWTIVIAVIAMQNAEPVSLKFLGLESIPMPFGFVFALMVAIGMVGTALLWPWWTSGPWLPKAWNTSKKSRRSP; encoded by the coding sequence ATGCGACAAACTATAACTGCACTCCTCAGCACGATCGTGGCCCTCTGGACGATCGTCATCGCAGTCATTGCCATGCAAAATGCCGAGCCCGTTTCCCTCAAGTTTTTGGGTTTGGAATCGATCCCCATGCCCTTTGGGTTTGTCTTTGCACTCATGGTCGCGATCGGCATGGTGGGCACTGCACTGCTCTGGCCTTGGTGGACCAGTGGGCCATGGCTGCCAAAGGCCTGGAATACTAGCAAAAAATCTCGTCGGTCTCCCTAA